Proteins encoded in a region of the Planococcus citri chromosome 1, ihPlaCitr1.1, whole genome shotgun sequence genome:
- the LOC135833457 gene encoding zinc finger protein 37-like, with amino-acid sequence MHNKHCRLCGNQNNEMFDVFSETGSNKQLESKIKEIVRLNILPDDSLPKTVCVSCTNHLENASHFIDQCHQTQTYLSQLYEEIILPTSTQNSFRAPNHAEKIRVVLNDRADIEINITKLRSILSCKLEPDQTDLDNDSIENNSSQIISAQPYDNDTHQNTTEVPENSNAVKDDTNSNPSTSNSEPVGNTSDKKNAIPVEKISDGNLDHVPSNDTCSSTNDSQETIPLANTQNTTSNRSRLKRKCTMRTTPINDHLDSSDEENREPDANSDYGDDLNDTTNGKKPKLQTKLRSFLCKLCTSSFKDKKNLDEHLKTAHARKTFKCPICSHIAKNQKGITQHIKRAHNKPFACAICGYRIGEKILIRQHIESQHTPASWTLKKNAEENNNKDFFCATCNKTFSHELTYQEHLNIHSGKHPFLCKLRTASFRGRLALNQHLRTVHSDEQSKRPTCDYVAKHKGKLTEHMKCVHDKPFTCAICGYKSVEKLRIRQHITNQHTPASWTLKKNTKKNDKRFFCAICKETFSQELIYQEHLNVHSGKRPFSCKLCTASFRDRLALNKHLRTIHSDERFKCPTCDYVAKYKGKLTAHIMAVHDKPFTCDTCGHRTGEKDKLQHHIASKHSSTMSFVCEVCGKAFGTNRSLKIHMRNIHFPEPRVCQICGTVCPSYSKYNTHIFKCGKEKQKYECEKCGQKYAKKCSLQDHMNKHLNRKPYKCKVCGKAFYMKIRLNTHEYVHRGANFQCEICDRSFKRKDNMKSHMKRQHSTK; translated from the exons atgcacaaCAAACATTGTCGTTTATGTGGCAATCAGAACAACGAAATGTTTGATGTTTTCAGCGAAACCGGTTCAAATAAACAGCTCGAAtcgaaaattaaagaaatcgtTCGTTTGAAT ATTTTGCCGGATGATTCTTTACCGAAAACTGTGTGTGTTTCGTGCACTAACCATTTAGAAAACGCTTCACATTTTATAGATCAATGTCACCAAACTCAAACTTATCTAAGTCAATTGTACGAAGAAATCATATTGCCG acttCAACCCAAAATTCTTTTCGAGCGCCGAATCATGCGGAGAAAATTAGGGTTGTATTGAATGATCGAGCTGATATCGAGATAAATATCACCAAATTGAGATCTATCCTAAGTTGCAAATTAGAACCTGATCAAACTGATTTAGATAACGATTCTATTGAAAACAACTCAAGTCAGATAATTTCAGCGCAACCTTATGATAACGATACTCACCAGAATACTACCGAAGTACCGGAAAATTCAAACGCTGTTAAAGACGATACCAATTCAAACCCATCAACTTCAAACAGCGAACCTGTTGGCAATACATcggataaaaaaaatgcaatcccagttgaaaaaattagcgATGGAAATTTGGATCATGTTCCATCCAACGATACGTGTTCTTCCACCAATGATTCTCAAGAGACTATTCCTCTCGCAAACACACAAAATACAACGAGTAATCGTAGCAGGTTGAAAAGAAAATGCACCATGCGAACGACACCGATTAATGACCACCTTGATTCTAGTGATGAAGAAAACCGTGAACCGGACGCAAATAGTGATTATGGCGATGATTTGAACGATACTACTAATGGAAAAAAACCCAAACTTCAAACTAAACTTCGTTCATTTTTATGCAAACTATGCACATCTTCGttcaaagataaaaaaaacCTCGATGAGCATTTGAAGACAGCTCATGCACGTAAGACATTCAAATGTCCAATTTGCAGTCACATAGCTAAAAACCAAAAGGGAATAACGCAACACATAAAGAGAGCCCACAATAAACCATTTGCTTGTGCGATATGCGGCTAcagaattggagaaaaaatacTAATTCGGCAACACATCGAGAGCCAGCATACTCCAGCATCAtggacattgaaaaaaaatgccgaa gaaaacaatAATAAAGATTTCTTTTGCGCTACTTGCAACAAAACATTTTCCCATGAGTTGACTTACCAGGAGCATTTAAACATTCATTCTGGAAAACACCCATTTTTATGCAAACTGCGCACAGCTTCGTTCAGAGGTAGACTTGCACTCAATCAGCATTTACGAACAGTTCACTCCGATGAGCAATCCAAACGCCCAACTTGCGATTATGTAGCCAAACACAAAGGCAAACTAACTGAACACATGAAGTGTGTCCACGATAAACCATTTACATGTGCTATATGTGGCTACAAATCCGTAGAAAAATTACGCATTCGACAACACATTACGAATCAACATACTCCAGCGTCGtggacattgaaaaaaaataccaaa AAAAACGATAAACGTTTCTTTTGCGCAATTTGCAAGGAAACATTTTCCCAAGAGTTGATTTATCAAGAGCATTTAAACGTTCATTCTGGGAAACGCCCGTTTTCATGCAAACTATGCACGGCTTCATTCAGAGATAGACTTGCACTCAATAAGCATTTACGAACAATTCACTCAGATGAGCGATTCAAATGCCCAACTTGTGATTATGTTGCCAAATACAAAGGAAAACTAACTGCCCACATAATGGCTGTCCACGATAAACCATTTACATGTGACACATGCGGCCACAGAACGGGCGAAAAGGATAAACTTCAACATCACATTGCCAGTAAACATTCTTCGACCATGTCTTTTGTTTGTGAAGTCTGCGGTAAAGCGTTCGGAACCAACCGTTCTCTGAAAATTCACATGAGAAATATTCATTTCCCGGAGCCGAGGGTTTGTCAAATCTGTGGTACTGTTTGTCCTTCATATTCGAAATACAACACGCATATATTCAAATGTGGCAAAGAGAAACAAAAATACGAATGTGAGAAGTGTGGACAAAAGTATGCAAAGAAGTGTTCCCTCCAAGATCACATGAATAAGCATTTGAATCGGAAGCCTTACAAATGTAAAGTTTGTGGTAAGGCATTCTACATGAAAATTCGATTGAACACTCACGAATATGTTCATCGTGGAGCAAATTTCCAATGTGAAATTTGTGATCGGTCTTTTAAGAGAAAAGATAATATGAAAAGTCATATGAAGAGACAGCATTCGACGAAATAA